One genomic window of Corythoichthys intestinalis isolate RoL2023-P3 chromosome 18, ASM3026506v1, whole genome shotgun sequence includes the following:
- the plekhb1 gene encoding pleckstrin homology domain-containing family B member 1 has protein sequence MALMRSGWLWRQTSVLKRWKLNWCDLWVDGSLCFYKSDSRRELEHRVNLKFTCVDVRSGLECRGVTPPETNPQENIIVVQFKDSSTMNLCANSEDESVAWKLTMLETRRNSVFTYDPYDDSYHAIPLNNYHTVYLTPGVGPGTHHVIVQRDPFDGVFDHLAMGLLAGMAAGAAMRSFLWAPMFFC, from the exons ATGGCGCTCATGAGGTCAGGCTGGCTTTGGAGACAGA CATCTGTGCTGAAGCGCTGGAAGTTGAACTGGTGTGACCTATGGGTGGATGGCAGCCTTTGCTTCTACAAGAGCGATAGTCGGCGAGAACTGGAGCACCGCGTCAACCTCAAATTCACATGTGTAGATGTGCGCAGTGGCCTAGAGTGTCGAG GGGTGACGCCTCCTGAAACTAACCCCCAGGAGAATATCATCGTTGTGCAGTTCAAGGACAGCTCAACAATGAACCTCTGCGCTAACAGTGAGGACGAATCTGT GGCGTGGAAACTGACAATGCTTGAGACCAGGAGAAACTCG GTGTTTACGTATGACCCCTACGATGATTCTTATCATGCCATACCCCTGAACAATTATCACACAGTCTACCTGACACCCGGAGTAGGACCAG GCACCCATCATGTGATTGTTCAGAGAGACCCCTTCGACGGAGTGTTTGACCACCTCGCCATGGGATTACTGGCGGGCATGGCGGCAGGTGCCGCCATGCGCTCCTTCCTCTGGGCACCCATGTTCTTCTGCTGA